Proteins from a single region of Apium graveolens cultivar Ventura chromosome 7, ASM990537v1, whole genome shotgun sequence:
- the LOC141674076 gene encoding uncharacterized protein LOC141674076 produces MNKHETALSDLKTYLTTPPLLSKPLQGEDLYVYLSVTHHAVSGVLVKEHEGFQSPVYYVNKSLIDAETRYISIENLVLALAMMSKKLRRYFESHRIHVMTNFPLRTVLSKHELMGRTDKWAIRLSLRVVLKSPQGDKVAYSVRCDFKATNNEAEYDALILGLTIAKDMKVPRENNIQTDALAGLGAVFKGLNLSSIPVLHIIKPVIERLAHKMEVLVLNSEYGNNNEVAGGWIKMYKNYLQHRIQPSSNNEAMILRIKASRFTSMDNVLFKKSSTGILQRCLEKHEAAMV; encoded by the exons ATGAACAAACATGAGACTGCACTTAGTGACTTGAAGACTTATCTGACAACTCCTCCACTCTTATCCAAACCACTTCAAGGGGAGGATCTTTATGTCTATTTGTCCGTTACTCATCACGCAGTAAGTGGAGTACTTGTCAAAGAGCACGAAGGTTTCCAATCGCCAGTCTATTATGTCAACAAAAGCTTAATTGATGCAGAAACAAGATACATATCTATTGAAAATTTAGTACTAGCATTAGCAATGATGTCTAAAAAGTTAAGGCGCTATTTTGAGTCTCACAGAATACATGTCATGACAAACTTTCCTTTAAGAACTGTTTTGAGCAAACATGAATTGATGGGAAGAACGGATAAATGGGCCATCCGTTTAA GCTTGAGGGTTGTATTAAAATCGCCACAGGGGGATAAAGTGGCATATTCAGTACGATGTGACTTCAAAGCTACCAATAATGAGGCTGAGTATGATGCATTAATATTGGGATTGACGATTGCTAAAGATATGAAA GTGCCAAGGGAGAACAACATTCAAACTGATGCATTAGCCGGCCTTGGGGCTGTTTTCAAAGGTCTCAACTTAAGCAGCATTCCGGTTTTGCATATCATTAAGCCTGTTATCGAGAGATTAGCCCATAAAATGGAGGTGTTAGTCCTTAATTCAGAATATGGAAATAATAATGAAGTTGCGGGTGGTTGGATTAAAATGTACAAAAACTACTTGCAACATAGAATCCAACCTAGCAGCAATAATGAAGCCATGATCCTTAGAATAAAAGCGTCAAGATTCACTAGTATGGACAATGTGTTATTCAAAAAATCATCTACGGGTATACTTCAAAGATGTTTGGAAAAACATGAGGCTGCCATGGTTTAG